The DNA region TGATTACTTGTGTGATTGCAGAGGTGTACTGGTCTAGAGCTTCAGGTGTGAGGTCGAGCTGTGCTGGTGGCGGTTTGCCCaaagctgttgcttccttatggatgactgaatgaaagatgtcttcctgcatggtggccattcgGAGGGGCGGCACAGGCTTTGTGTTGTTGATAGGGTGCCAATGGACAGTTGTGGACAGAGCTATGTGGTCTGctaggactgggaaccctggtgctggctctgtgTGTGTTCCTAAGCAGACCAGAGGCCTATTGGCCCAGGTGAGGTCAATGGTGTTGTTATCATGTGTTGGGGTGTTTGGCTCGAGCATCAAGGTCATCCCCTGATGATCTACCCATtgcaggaaatgctctgctcctgctgagttgattgtattggtctgccaggatgagtggtggagattgaaatcccctgcaaccaaacagggcctggtagggagggactggcttaggaggtgCTTCAGCCCCTCCCCTGCATCCACAGATCCAGGGGGAGCATTATACAGATTCATTAGTGTCACTTGTTGGTCTCCTGAACCCACCTGGACTGCTGTCAAGTCCCGGCTGGGTTGGGGGCCATATGGCACAAGCTCTGCTTTAAGCTGTGGATGTTTGCGAGTATATGTAAGGGTACGTGGTTTGTGTGtccagtcttctattggtgtgaatagCTTGAAGGCAGGGTGGTGTTTAGAGAGGCGTCGTGCGCGGAAGGTGGAGatccaaggctcttggatgagaacaatgTGGTAGCCTTGTTCAAAAGCGAGTTGCAGAGCGGCTTCATGTGGGGATGGGCTCCGGGCCAcgttgacctggaggatctgcagttgtgggagagatttgtcatatctcattgggGTGATGTGGGACTGGGAACTGCTTCCACAGCAGGGTTCACAGAGGAGGCATCAGTGCCTGTTTGTTTATCCTGGTTGCTGTCCTCTGTAGTTTTGGGTGGCAGAACTTGTTGTCGACCagattcaattcgtcgaatagctgttacctgtgtcttgggaacccggaccaaaatgccctgcttgatactcggccgtacagggcaatgtgcatggtcagcaggagcaggtcttAGGCAgttggcacattgttgggtgctttctttgtgaccctcttcagtgtggtctttagctccacatagccggcatttgggtcgtcgggtgcaggtccgggggttatggtagtcccagcaccgggcacattgttggactttgggggttatgatcttgcgcctaatgcggaggttcttgccgaaaaaatggacccaaggtgggatcctgggggcagaagtctctggcactgccaggaccattgttgctgtgttgtctgtattgagagaatgttcttggctcttcctggaccagtgtagctttaggggcatggtgcctgtctgcagcttaaattcttcctttgctgcttgctctgataTAGTGACAACAGAACCatcatagccaatgtattgtttgatggcaccggggatgacaaagattgcccatctctgttctaactcagcattagagccttggattacctgttgtatatcatccttattgacaagtaggatctctgcattttggacatctttaggcccaatagcgagccctgtgggaacatgttgtatttccttgatagcgtcagtgactgctggatctaggctactgcgaagcttttgtagagtcgcatgcgggctggcatgtcgggcagggtggtctgttgggagtcgaaggaaaaggcgaagaggtcttgctggcttagggGCTGAGCCCACAGGTTTTTTTTCAGTAGTGTTGTTCAGTTTGGGCGCGGGGATAGCGTCTGCATATGTTTTGGGGGGCGTagctggggctgggttggctgtgtggccttggttatttgcattggcaccgggttgggtgaagtagttgtgcACGAAGGTCTGGAGGGCCTtgccaaaagaggaggccctggggaggcttttctgtttcatagaggagagcttcttgtccagtaggttgaggaactccagtatctccttgtcttcctctttttcttttttggcccGGGCTTGTAGGGCGATGCTGGCGGTTTTTCCAAGCTCAAAGTCgagttgtttgtttgggcATTGTGGCTCCGGCGTAGCTGATGACatctgggttgccatttcatagtccatgaacagaggtgttgggggtggaggcgaggcatttggctcgcctgtgcctccctccatctggttatctggcttttcgagttttcggtgttcgcgggctttcactagcgcggctaagccttgttcccgggggctatccccgtagcggggaccgcctgaggcgtggcctctggccgagtgcctggtgacaggcggcATTACTCGTCTGAGGAAGTGACCGATGGTTGAGTAGTAGTGTAGTGGGTTGTGTGAGtgagtagtagtagtagtagtagttgctattttacgtcggaaaTTCGGTCACATGTCAACTAAGATCACGTGCCGCGGGGGTCCCGGAAcggaacatacgacgggcggagCGAAACCGCCTATCTGGTAGCTAAGCTGATTCTATCATACACTGGCGAAGACTCCCTCGCAGGAACTTGCTGAAAAACTCTTGGGCTGAATAACCAGCActatatatccattcagggggaggagggggagaaggaggtgaaaagggagaggaagaggagatttttttttttttttttggggttggtgggtttgagGTCAGTGTGCCGGACATATCGTGCTGTAAAAGTGAGACCTCTGCAACCATCCATGGAGATCCCTTGTTCCTGACTTGGagcgcagaatctcatccacctgccggttaccccatggctgtggggaggccttgtggccttttcgacagtagtagaagtggtgGGGGTCTTTGGGCGTCCACAGGAGCACTCCAACTTGGCGTCTTCATGTctgaagcgctcatgataCTGTGCGAAGTCCCCATGGCCCGACCGGGCGGCAAGGAGACGACCGAGGGTGGTTCTGGGAAGGGATAGTTCATGGGGTCGTTTATccaggctgatggagagATCCTGATATTGTTGTGGCGCATTCTCAATCCAGTACGATTGAAATCGTCGCCAGAAAAACTCCTTCAGAGCGCGGTGAGCCCAGGCATACCTTGCTGGAGGGGCGTTCGTCTGTGGGATCAGTCTGGCACCTTtttttgcttgttcatcAGCCAGTTCATTCCCTGTGATGCCAGCATGACCGGGGATCCAGTGGACATAGACTTGTCCAGGCTGAATGGCCTGACATCGTGGGGACCGGGTGGGCCAGGCATTTGCAACCTTttggaaggccaagatgGTTCGTTGACTGGAGCCTCTGGGGGAGCCCTGTAGCTGCTGTGCCACTTCCTGGTTATCAAGGAGGACATACAGATTCTGTGTGTAGGGGGCTTGGGCACTATCACAGGCGGCCTTTAGCCCTTCATATGCCGCagtggcctctgcatcaaaaacttcatgcctggggaggcagagatggccgcaggtggactcctgcttccaagcaccccaatgtccataccatccagcaccagccacagCATTGTTGCTTAAGCGGCTGCCAtcagtgaagaggaacatggagagtggGGGGCATGTGTCAGCCCATTGTTGAAAGGTCTCACCTGCCCTGTCTCGAGTCGGGCATATATTTTGGATAGTCTTGGGATTCTCTGTCTGCCAGGGGGGATATACCAGAGGGTCAGTCTGTTCTACCCCCTGTAGCCATGGCAAGTGATTATGGATTAGACGTGTGTTCACAGGAAAGGGTCGTGTTCGGAATAAGCGCCTGTGAACTGGATGGCGGTTGTCCAGTCGGGCAACACGCAGTCTGGCAGATGCGCATTTCTGGTCCAGGATGATCTCCATTGGGGGAATGGCAGTTTCTCGATGGAGGGCTGGAATAGGAGTGGTCCGGTATACTGGGAGAGTACCACGGAGAGCATCTCTGAGCACCTGGTCAAGGCAAGAAAGGGATGAGTCAACTCGATTTGAAACAGAGCCCTGATTCCTGGGTCTGGGCCTGTTTCGGCCCGGCCACCaggcctcagccccatagcaaaGAACTGAAATGACACAGGCAACTGTAGCTTGTCGCAGTAGGTGTGCCTTAGTCCCTCTAATTGTGTTGGCTAATGATCTGACACCGGCAGTTGTCTGCTTGGCTTTTGCAGCTAAGGTTCTGCAGTGTTTGCTAAAGCTCAacctccggtcaaaccagatgcctaGCCAACGCGTTGCGCCGCCAGGAGGGGGGGGTGTGACTGTGTGTGAGCCTTGAGAGGTGTGGATAGAGCATGTGGGGTTGGAATGGTTGGTCCCACgtgtgaagtgctgcagttCGGTTTTATTGAAGTCAAATGTGAGGCCTTCTCTAGCTCCCCATTGTCTGAGCTCCTCAGTGCAGTGCTGAAGCACAGTGCAGTTTTCCtccaaggaaggggaggccaCAAGTTGGCATATGTCATCAGCATACCCAAAGCGGCCGCGCCGGGCGCAAACTGAGCCCTGTTTGAAAATGGGCTCGATGAATAacatgaagaggattggggagattggggagccttgtgggagacctgctggaaccTGATATGTCTGGCTTGTATGGTTCCCTAAGCGGAGGCTGGCAGTTCGTCCCTGGGTGAAGCTAGCTACCCATTGGACCACATTTGTGGGCCAACCCTGCTCTCGGAGACGCCTGATCAGTCGTCCTGATAGGATAGCGTCAAAGGCGCCTTGCACATCCAAGGTGAGCATGGAGGCCTTCAGACCTCGTGACCATGCTTCCTCGACGTCATGGATCAAAGCTGCAGCTAGGTCTGTTGCAGAGCGCAGTGGGAGAGCTCCAAATTGCTGAGGATGGAGGACTTTACATTTGATAGCAATCCATGCCATCCTGCGTGCGATCAGGCGCTCAAGTCCCTTTCCCAGAACTGACAGGAGAGCAATGAGCCTGTAGGCCCGGGGGGAGCTTCGGTccctcttccctggctttggaATGGCTACAAGCGAAGCGTCTCGGAATGGAGTAGGATGCCAACCTTGCTCTAGGCAGTGTCGGTATAGTGTTGAGATGGCGGGGCCTAGGGCGGGCCATGCTTTCCTAAGGATAGAGGTGGTTATGTGTCAAGGCGCAgggtcaggtacagatatatatatattaggaattgacggactgggtaagctacagtcaggctatctacaggttcatagacaagacgcagctcgaagagctgcaacaggatcggcgttagcgcagatagatatctcTGTGCATCACGTGCACAGGTCACGTGCATAGGTCACGGGTTGGCCCTGTGACAgtactcccctcctcaaggccGAGCTCCGTTGAGGCCAGGCCCAGGCTTATGGGGATACCGGCGGTGGTAGTTCGCGATGACTTCCTGAGCGTGTTCCAGATATGCGGCCGGCTCTTCAGTAGGGTCATCATATCCGGTCCATTTGACTGTATACTTCAGACGAGGTCCCCCGCGACCTCTCCTTTCCCAGCGGGAATCCAAGATATCCTCAACTTGCCATTCTTCAAGTCCATCCACTTCAACAGGTGGCGGCGGTTCTTGTCTCTGGCCTGGGACAGGGTTTCCAGCAGCAGGGCGGAGCAAGCTAACGTTGAACACAGGATGCATCCTCATACTAGCAGGCAGGTCGAGCTTATAAGCATGCGGGTTAACAATCTCAACAATGCGGAATGGTCCCAGGTTCTTCCAATCTAGCTTCTTCTGTGGGCGCAGGGTCCGGATATTGCGGGAATCTAGCCATACATACTGGCCGACTTGATAGCGACGGGCAGGCTGCCTCTTCCGATTGGCCTGTTCCTCCTGACGGGCCTGGGCGGATGTGATCGCGGTACGAACAAACTCAGTGATTAATTCCATTCGACAGGCAAACTCTTCAGCATCTCTGGCAGGACGGTTGGTAGGCAGAACAGGTTCAAATCCCATTCGTGGGTGAAATCCATAGTTCGCGAAAAATGGGGAAACATGGGTAGACTCAGAGCGAGCAGAGTTAGCAGCAAACTCAGCTAGCGGTAGCCATTCAGACCAGTCATCTTGTAGGTAGGATACATAGGCGCGGAGATATTGTTCCAGAACGGCATTGGTCCTCTCAGTCTGGCCGTCAGTCTCAGgatggtaggcagttgacaGCAGGTTCGTGATTTGCAGGCGGCGTGTCAGGTGTTTCCAGAACTGGGCAACAAATTGTGGTCCTCGATCTGATACAATAGTTTGCGGCAGGCCATGGAGTTTCCAGACATTGTAGGCATACAGGCGGGCCACTTCTTCGGCATTGCAGGTTCCTTTGCACGGAATGAAGTGTTTCATCTTTGTCAGTCGGTCCACTACAACCAGGATCGCATCGTACCCACGGCTTGGAGGTAGATGTGTGACGAAGTCCATGCTAATATCTTGCCAGGATCTTTCAGGGACAGGCAGAGGGCGCAGGATGCCTTGACGGGCTTCTCTGGATGGCTTGATGCGGCGGCATGTGTGGCAATTCTGGGTCCATTGTTCAACATACTGGTACATTCCAGGCCAGTAGTATTCCCGGGACAGGAGCTCATAAGTTTTGGATCGGCCAGGGTGTCCTATGGCTGGCTTGTCATGGCATTGTCTCAATAGCTCGGCTTTTAGCTCTCCATTATCTGGAACATAAAGACGATTTCGATAGAAGAGGTAtttgcctcttctctggcagTCAGCTAGGGTGATCTGAGGGTGTCGTGTGGCGTCCTTATCTAGGGCTTCCAGAATTGACAGTACTGTTTCATCAACGGAATACGCATTATCCAGCagattcttgatatcttgtgGTGGCTCTGGCACATCATGATTGGTCTCATCAGCGAATCTGACTCTCCTGGTTTGAGCAGGTATTCTGGGTGGGTTCTCAACAGAGCTTTCAGCAGAATGGTCTCGGGCTCTAGTGGTGGCATTCAGGGTGACAGGTGAATTGTCAGGTGCAGGCTCaaggttctctttcttcaggacagtctggctttggtgtAGCAGGCGCTCATCCCCCTCTTTAGGGAGATCCTCTGACCTCCTGGTCAGGGCGTCAGGCTTCGCTCCTTGTTTGCCTGGGCGATaaatgatcttgaagttaaATCGGGACAGGAACTCAGACCAGCGGGCTTGTCGGCGGTTCAGGAGCTTAGttgtcatgaagtattccaggTTCCGGTGATCAGTGATAACTTTGATGGGAGATGGGGTTCCTTCCAGCTCAGGGCGCCATTCCTCGAAACAGCGGATGATAGCCAGTAGTTCCTTATCATAAATCTCATAATTGCATTCAGTTGCTGAGTGCttcttggagaagaaggccacAGGGTGCAAGACACCATTGTCGTCATATTGGGACAGGACCCCAGCAGAGACATAGTCAGATGCATCAGTTTCTAGGATGACTTCTTTATTCCAGTCAAACGGTCTGAGAACAGGCGCAGTAGTGAAGGCCTTTTTCAGGGCATTGAAGCTTAGTTCGCAGGTAGTGTCCCATTTAAACTGGATGCCTTTCTTTGTCAGGTTCACTAGGGGCGTAATAATCTTTGAGAAATCTTTGATAAACCTCCGGTAAAAGTTCGCAAAGCCAATGAATGCTTGGACATCAGTCACACAAGTTGGGGTCTCCCAGTCAACAATAGTCTTCACCTTGTCAGGATCCATGCGTAGTCCATCTCGGCCGACAATAATACCCAGGAACTTAGTCTCAGGCACCGCAAATTCACACTTGGACAATTTGGCAAAGAGGCCTGCATCTCGCAATTTCTCAAGAACCAGGCGGACGTGGCGAATGTGCTCCTCACGGGTCTTACTATAAATCAGGATGTCATCCAAATAGGCAGTGCAGAAGACATCCAGGTAGTCTCGCAGGGTGTCATTCATGAATCGCTGGAATGAAGCAGGTGCGCCAGTCAGGCCAAAGGGCATCACAAGGGATTCAAATAGGCCTAGTCGTGTACGGAAGGCAGTCAAGTATTCGAGTCCTTTCTTGATTCTCAGGTTGTTAAAGGCGGAAATTATGTCGATCTTCGTGAAATATTTCATCCCTTTCAGGTTATTcagggtctccttggtcaacGGTAGCGGATAGCGATCTTTCAcagtaatggcgttcagggcacgatagtcaacacagaatcgAAGACCTCCTCCTGGCTTTTTGACAAATAGAACAGGGGATgcagcaggtgatgagctgggTCGAATAAATCCTTTCTTCAGGTTTTCCTCAATCCATTCTTTCAGGGCCTTCAATTCTTCCCGGGACATCGGAtacaagggcccaaatgGGGGCACTTTCCCCTCCTGCAGCTTGATGTCGTGGTCGTAGGGGCGGTGGGGCGGCAGGCGCTCAGCCTCCTTGGGTGAGAATACATCAGCAAAGTCTTGGAATTCAGGTGGCAGTTTAGTTGTtgggtcttcttcgtcaGGTGTGGGATTCAGAGCAGCTTCGATATCCTTGACAGTGACGGTAAACATGCGGTAATTCTTCCGCGCATAAGCAGAGCAGGCAGACAGGGATATAGCAGCAATGTCTTGGTGTTCCAGGCCTTCAGGTCGGGCAGGCAGGTGCTTTGGGCGGGTCTTTCGCGGAATATCATGTAAAGCTCGTATTTTTGCAGGTCTTGTGGGTACAttgcagtgttcctggcagtaCTTGCTGTCAAACAGGACGGTATGTTCAGCGAAACCGATTCGGGGATCGTGGATCTTTAGCCAGGGGAGTCCTAACACAACAGGGTAATGCGCTAGCTGTGTGACCAGAAAACAAGCTCTTTTCTCTTGGTGATCATTGATTCTCATGTGCATCTGGACATAGTGGGTGATTGGCCCACTCTCAGCTTCTTGGCCGTCGAAAGTCTCCAGGCGGATTGGTCTTTTCAGTGGCAGTAACTTGAGGCCGTGGTCTTGGGCCCATTCCTTATCAACAAATCTCTTCCCTTCAgcaccagtgtcaagcaTGGCGTAGCTCGTCAGTTCCTTCTCATGTCGGGACAGAGTTATaggcagaatcatcaggTTTGAACGGCAggtttcttcttcgatagttaatccttgggtggcagcagcagataTACGGATGGTGCGCTCATTCAGCGTCTGGTCGCGACTTAGGCCAGACTCATTCCTTTTGCTGATAgatctggagatggagaacgGTATCGTTGCAGTGCAGATGTAGGTTCCGGGCTAGTGGGAGACTGGGAACGAGGTGACAGGTAGGCTGGGCGGACTCCCACAGGGCGATTATCAGGGAGTGGACAGCTTCGGACCAAATGGTCTTTGGAACCACAACGGAAGCATTCCCCACGATCTCGACGGGACATTGTGTGGCGGCGGGCAGAAGACAGGTCCATAGCATCAGTGCTGTTTTCAGCAGACTGGGGCGTAGCAGAGTGTTCAGCAGGCCTGACAGGGTGGGTTGTATGGTTGGGTTTCGTAGCCGAGGCATAAGTCCGGGCGACAGATGAAGGGTTATTGTCATAGTGACGGCGGCGGTTTTCCAGGTCTTGCAAGAAGTTGGCAAATTGGTGGTATTCGCGGCTTGGGGGTTCATTATGCATGAGCATTCCTCGGAGTTCTCGATTGATGGCTTGTTCCAGCAAGGTAGGCAAGACATCCTCAGACATTTCTCCCTCTAGAGCGAGGCGCTGgaactcagcaaagaacatgCCAAACTCTTTGTTGGCTTGGCGCAGGCGGAACAGTTCATTACGAGCATTGTTCACACGGTTCGGGTCACCAAAGGCTCGGTCCAAGATTTGTAGGATTTCTTCGTAATCCTCTAACTGGCAGATTCCCCTTTTGATATATGGCAGAACTTGGGCGTACGGAGCTCCTCTCAGGCGATTGGTCACGTAGGTCATGCGGCTTTGCGGGGTTGGATAGCGGTCATGATTgacattcatcttctcatggaTTTGGGAGATAAATCGGCGAAGATCCTTCCGGTCACCTTCAAATCGGTCCGGGTCAGGTAGGCGTTcagagagtctggcagagctggAAGATGGGGGATCAACCGATGCAGGCGTTCCCACCGGAGCAACTGTATGTAATTCAGCAGCAGGTTCAGGAGTTTGGGCAGGTGTATTAACCACAGGAGTTGCTAGGCGTAGCGcttcatccttttccttcaggGCTTCAAGATATTTCTGCTGTGATTCCTGTAGCTGTTCCTTCTGGTATTCGATGACTCCCTGGCTTCGGGCTCGGGATTTCTCGTATTCGAGGTTCAGGGCAGAAAGTTCTTTCTTCAGGTGATTTGCTTCCAGTTCAGAGGCTTGAAACTTCTGGCTAGCTTTGTTGgcttgttcttgggcttgtgTGATGGCTTCCCTGGCTCCTTCGATGTAGTCGTATGCGTCACGGCAATATTCAAACCATTCAGCCTGATGATTTGCAGCATGTTCAGCAAATGCTTCTAAGCTATCTGGCAAGAACGGCGGGCGGGGGACAGCAGACATCTTGACAGGCGGGCACAGGCGTCAACTCCTAGAGGTGGGAGCTGCGTAATGTCAAGGCGCAgggtcaggtacagatatatatatattaggaattgacggactgggtaagctacagtcaggctatctacaggttcatagacaagacgcagctcgaagagctgcaacaggatcggcgttagcgcagatagatatctcTGTGCATCACGTGCACAGGTCACGTGCATAGGTCACGGGTTGGCCCTGTGACATTATGCCATCTTTTCCTGgggtgctgttcttgggcttggtGACTGCAGTATatatctctttctctgtgatggcagGGAAAGGCAGAGTAGGGTTGCTAATAGGTTCCAGGTTGAGCTCCACATCCTCTGAGCATGAGGTTTTTTGCAGAAGTGCCCGGACCAAATAGCTTGCCTTGTCATCTGTGGAGGTATGGAGTCGGTCTCCTTCTTTTAAAGGGGAGATGGGTAAAGTTCCTTCAGTTCTGTTCCACTTTACCGCATTGAATacatccttgggttcttcaaattcatcaaCTTTTGAGCGCCAGAATTGGCGTTTGCTATGCCGAACAACACGGCGGAGGGTCCGTTTGGCATCCTCAATGCCTTCTGGGGTGGACATTGGGTCTCGTACAGTCCTGCGGAGTGTCCTGACTACACTGGAGCAGTCCTGGTTCCACCATTTGTGGCCACAGGGCCGGGGATATACTCGTTTGGTCGAGGCCTCCAGAGAGGTGGAGATTGCCTGGGTGATGCTAAGTGCAAGCTCCTCTAgttgggagggagaggggcaaGGGGGA from Aspergillus chevalieri M1 DNA, chromosome 2, nearly complete sequence includes:
- a CDS encoding uncharacterized protein (COG:L;~EggNog:ENOG410Q09C;~InterPro:IPR021109,IPR000477,IPR000953,IPR036397, IPR023780,IPR012337,IPR041373,IPR043502,IPR041588, IPR001584,IPR016197,IPR043128;~PFAM:PF17917,PF09337,PF17919,PF00078,PF00385, PF17921,PF00665;~go_function: GO:0003676 - nucleic acid binding [Evidence IEA];~go_process: GO:0015074 - DNA integration [Evidence IEA]), translating into MILPITLSRHEKELTSYAMLDTGAEGKRFVDKEWAQDHGLKLLPLKRPIRLETFDGQEAESGPITHYVQMHMRINDHQEKRACFLVTQLAHYPVVLGLPWLKIHDPRIGFAEHTVLFDSKYCQEHCNVPTRPAKIRALHDIPRKTRPKHLPARPEGLEHQDIAAISLSACSAYARKNYRMFTVTVKDIEAALNPTPDEEDPTTKLPPEFQDFADVFSPKEAERLPPHRPYDHDIKLQEGKVPPFGPLYPMSREELKALKEWIEENLKKGFIRPSSSPAASPVLFVKKPGGGLRFCVDYRALNAITVKDRYPLPLTKETLNNLKGMKYFTKIDIISAFNNLRIKKGLEYLTAFRTRLGLFESLVMPFGLTGAPASFQRFMNDTLRDYLDVFCTAYLDDILIYSKTREEHIRHVRLVLEKLRDAGLFAKLSKCEFAVPETKFLGIIVGRDGLRMDPDKVKTIVDWETPTCVTDVQAFIGFANFYRRFIKDFSKIITPLVNLTKKGIQFKWDTTCELSFNALKKAFTTAPVLRPFDWNKEVILETDASDYVSAGVLSQYDDNGVLHPVAFFSKKHSATECNYEIYDKELLAIIRCFEEWRPELEGTPSPIKVITDHRNLEYFMTTKLLNRRQARWSEFLSRFNFKIIYRPGKQGAKPDALTRRSEDLPKEGDERLLHQSQTVLKKENLEPAPDNSPVTLNATTRARDHSAESSVENPPRIPAQTRRVRFADETNHDVPEPPQDIKNLLDNAYSVDETVLSILEALDKDATRHPQITLADCQRRGKYLFYRNRLYVPDNGELKAELLRQCHDKPAIGHPGRSKTYELLSREYYWPGMYQYVEQWTQNCHTCRRIKPSREARQGILRPLPVPERSWQDISMDFVTHLPPSRGYDAILVVVDRLTKMKHFIPCKGTCNAEEVARLYAYNVWKLHGLPQTIVSDRGPQFVAQFWKHLTRRLQITNLLSTAYHPETDGQTERTNAVLEQYLRAYVSYLQDDWSEWLPLAEFAANSARSESTHVSPFFANYGFHPRMGFEPVLPTNRPARDAEEFACRMELITEFVRTAITSAQARQEEQANRKRQPARRYQVGQYVWLDSRNIRTLRPQKKLDWKNLGPFRIVEIVNPHAYKLDLPASMRMHPVFNVSLLRPAAGNPVPGQRQEPPPPVEVDGLEEWQVEDILDSRWERRGRGGPRLKYTVKWTGYDDPTEEPAAYLEHAQEVIANYHRRYPHKPGPGLNGARP